CTTCATGAACCATCAGCACAGTACTGCACAGCTGAATCTCAGCAACATGAAAATAAGCGCTGAGTGTTTTGATCTCATTTTGCAGTTCATGTATTTAGGAAAGATTATGACTGCTCCTTCCAGTTTCGAGCAGTTCAAGGTGGCAATGAACTACCTACAGCTGTACAACGTTCCTGACTGCTTAGAAGACATACAGGACGCAGACTGTTCTAGTTCAAAGTGTTCGTCTTCTGCTTCAAGCAAACAGAACAGCAAGATGATCTTTGGGGTGAGGATGTATGAAGATACGGTGGCTAGGAATGGCACCGAAGCCAGCAGGTGGTGTGCAGAGCCCAGCTCAACGGTCAATACACCACATAACAGAGAGCCCGACGAAGAATCTTTACAGTTAGCCAGTTTTCCTGAGCCAATATTTGATGTGTGTAAAAAAAGCTCTGTGTCCAAGTTATCTACTCCAAAAGAACGTGTGTCACGACGCTTTGGGCGGAGTTTTACCTGTGATAGTTGTGGGTTTGGCTTCAGCTGTGAGAAGTTACTAGACGAGCATGTGCTGACCTGCACTAACAGACATTCATACCAAAGCACGGCGAGAGCTTACCACCGAATAGTAGATATTAGAGATGGCAAAGATAGTAACATCAAAGCGGAACTGGGTGAAAAGGAGTCTTCCAAAACATTTTCCgcacagacagacaaatacaGAGAAGACGCCAGCCAGGCGCCCGATGATTCAGCTTCGACCACTGCAGGCAGAAAAGGCACGGTGGAGTCTGGAATGGTGGCTGGTGAAGACAAAAGTAGAGCCACCGAGACGAAAAGAATTATTATCAAGATGGAGCCGGAAGATATCCCTACAGATGAGATGAAAGACTTCAACATCATTAAAGTTGCTGACAAAGACTGCAATGAATCCACGGACAATGATGACTTAGAAGATGAACCTGAAGAGCCGTTTTATCGATACTATGTTGAGGAAGATGTCGGCATTAAAAAGAGTGGAAGGAAAACCCTAAAGCCTCGGATGTCCGTAAGTGTGGATGAAAGAAGTGGTTTAGAAGGTATGAGACCCCCCACCAATAGCAGTCCAGGGCAAGAGGATGCTGACAATGCCTCTTGTGAGTTGTG
The Microtus ochrogaster isolate Prairie Vole_2 chromosome 1, MicOch1.0, whole genome shotgun sequence DNA segment above includes these coding regions:
- the Zbtb1 gene encoding zinc finger and BTB domain-containing protein 1 isoform X2, coding for MAKASHSSYVLQQLNNQREWGFLCDCCIAIDDIYFQAHKAVLAACSSYFRMFFMNHQHSTAQLNLSNMKISAECFDLILQFMYLGKIMTAPSSFEQFKVAMNYLQLYNVPDCLEDIQDADCSSSKCSSSASSKQNSKMIFGVRMYEDTVARNGTEASRWCAEPSSTVNTPHNREPDEESLQLASFPEPIFDVCKKSSVSKLSTPKERVSRRFGRSFTCDSCGFGFSCEKLLDEHVLTCTNRHSYQSTARAYHRIVDIRDGKDSNIKAELGEKESSKTFSAQTDKYREDASQAPDDSASTTAGRKGTVESGMVAGEDKSRATETKRIIIKMEPEDIPTDEMKDFNIIKVADKDCNESTDNDDLEDEPEEPFYRYYVEEDVGIKKSGRKTLKPRMSVSVDERSGLEGMRPPTNSSPGQEDADNASCELCGLPITEEDLSSHYLAKHIENICACGKCGQILVKGRQLQEHAQRCGEPQDLTMNGLGNADEKMDMDENPDEQSEIRDMFEMLDDFRDNHYQINSIQKKQLFKHSACPFRCPNCGQRFETENLVVEHMSSCLDQDMFKSAIMEENERDHRRKHFCNLCGKGFYQRCHLREHYTVHTKEKQFVCQTCGKQFLRERQLRLHNDMHKGMASGDVGPSKPLEKWQM
- the Zbtb1 gene encoding zinc finger and BTB domain-containing protein 1 isoform X1 translates to MAKASHSSYVLQQLNNQREWGFLCDCCIAIDDIYFQAHKAVLAACSSYFRMFFMNHQHSTAQLNLSNMKISAECFDLILQFMYLGKIMTAPSSFEQFKVAMNYLQLYNVPDCLEDIQDADCSSSKCSSSASSKQNSKMIFGVRMYEDTVARNGTEASRWCAEPSSTVNTPHNREPDEESLQLASFPEPIFDVCKKSSVSKLSTPKERVSRRFGRSFTCDSCGFGFSCEKLLDEHVLTCTNRHSYQSTARAYHRIVDIRDGKDSNIKAELGEKESSKTFSAQTDKYREDASQAPDDSASTTAGRKGTVESGMVAGEDKSRATETKRIIIKMEPEDIPTDEMKDFNIIKVADKDCNESTDNDDLEDEPEEPFYRYYVEEDVGIKKSGRKTLKPRMSVSVDERSGLEGMRPPTNSSPGQEDADNASCELCGLPITEEDLSSHYLAKHIENICACGKCGQILVKGRQLQEHAQRCGEPQDLTMNGLGNADEKMDMDENPDEQSEIRDMFEMLDDFRDNHYQINSIQKKQLFKHSACPFRCPNCGQRFETENLVVEHMSSCLDQDMFKSAIMEENERDHRRKHFCNLCGKGFYQRCHLREHYTVHTKEKQFVCQTCGKQFLRERQLRLHNDMHKGMARYVCSICDQGNFRKHDHVRHMISHLSAGETICQVCFQIFPNNEQLEQHMDVHLYTCGICGAKFNLRKDMRSHYNAKHLKRT